GGTGGAAAAGGTTGCCGCCGGGCTGCAAAAATAAAGCGTAGAAACCGTTTGGACTTGGTTCAAACGGTTTTATTATTGATAGGAGAACACTGTGATTGAAGTGAAAATGGAGCAAAAAGCTGCCGCTGTAAACAATATTTACTGCATCGGCCGCAATTATGTCGACCATATTGCCGAATTGAAAAACGAAACGCCCACTGAACCGGTGGTGTTTATGAAACCGAACAACAGCATTCTGCACAACGGCGGCACCATATGCCTGCCTGAATACAGCGGCTCGGTGCATTATGAATGCGAATTGGTTCTGCTGATCGGCAGAGATTCGGATGGCGTGCAGGGTGATTTAAGCGGCATGGTTGCGGGCTATGGTGTGGGATTGGATTTGACGGCGCGCGACGTGCAAAGCCGTTTAAAAGAAAAGGGGCTGCCGTGGACCAAAGCTAAAGGCTTCCGCGGCGCGGCTTGTGTGTCGGATTTTATCGCGGCGGAAAAGCTGCCGGATGCGCAAGATTGTGTGTTTACTTTCAAAGTGAACGGCGAAACGCGCCAGCGCGGCCAAACTTCGCATATGATTTACCCGATTGCCGCTATTTTGCGGGAATTGGCCGACAGCTACGGCCTGAAAGCGGGCGATGTGGTGTTTACCGGCACGCCTGCTGGCGTAGGCGAGCTGCATTCGGGCGATAAATTGGCATTGGATTTGGCCGGTGTGGTGCAGGCCGAATTTGATGTGGCTTGAGCGGGGTGTCGGCAATGCCTGTCTGAAAAGGTTTCAGATAGGTGTTTTGATGCACGCGTTACGGCAAAAAATTTAAAAATTAGCACGCCCGTCATACTCGGGCTTGACCCGAGTATCTCTATC
This portion of the Neisseria canis genome encodes:
- a CDS encoding fumarylacetoacetate hydrolase family protein translates to MIEVKMEQKAAAVNNIYCIGRNYVDHIAELKNETPTEPVVFMKPNNSILHNGGTICLPEYSGSVHYECELVLLIGRDSDGVQGDLSGMVAGYGVGLDLTARDVQSRLKEKGLPWTKAKGFRGAACVSDFIAAEKLPDAQDCVFTFKVNGETRQRGQTSHMIYPIAAILRELADSYGLKAGDVVFTGTPAGVGELHSGDKLALDLAGVVQAEFDVA